From a single Nicotiana tabacum cultivar K326 chromosome 8, ASM71507v2, whole genome shotgun sequence genomic region:
- the LOC107776239 gene encoding TMV resistance protein N — protein MLKVGSGGVYFVGIWGMGGVGKTTVARKIFDNISNQFQGSCFLANVREESKKHGIKHLQKTLLSRILNEKSLKVASFYEGADMLKGKFCLRKVLIVFDDVDDNHQLEYLVGKHDWFGDGSRIITTTRNADLLRCHDELYSVPELAKWGALELFSWHAFQKRTPDKEFLKLSKSVVDYAKGLPLALTVLGYFLYKRGITEWRSALDRLKDTGYEEIVKQLSLSVDGLSCEDKNIFLDIACFFRGKRRDFVIAILNSFGFKSEIGIDVLTKKSLLYISEGIVEMHDLIEQMGQQLARDVDQDKPWNHSRIWHENDIETVFSANQWTESVKGIMVPIGSDRHICKWSKAFRNMPCLRLLMVKGEEVRHYEQVSGTIEYLPSSLKWLDWSYYSFESLPTNFQPRNLVGLNMTFSSLVEICKEPKSNLLRTPNFSEIPNLQRIILKSCLSLKDVHPSIGNIKKLVSLNMKNCKNLKFLPSSIQMESLESLNLSGCEKLDTLPEIRGNMELLSEILLGRTAIRELPSSIGRLLGISLLDLHSCENLVRLPASVSKMRKLKVLILKGCLKLATFPESLGDLEELEELYAGNTAIWRLPDSMENLSKLKILSLKGRREMKCQSATGLIFPCAFQGLRELKSLDLSGCNLSGDKINAHKFLTSLSELNLSRNKFISLPDGISQLYRLRYLNITHCHELKKLPELPQNIKELYAEDFLARQIMLAMSIYRRLCLVSFTNYSFDQQPYTEKSDDNSVLDEILSLFLLDSMDDRMTYCIIFPERAIPTWFKHQSTEEKILLKLPEDWYDDGFEGFAICCVTCMGAGVHDPVSGLSGKYDYTFIKAKLICNNHLESLKCWRKSVKSVRGLELIAGVFALPTYHCVLCCRLLAQKL, from the exons ATGTTGAAAGTTGGATCAGGAGGTGTTTATTTTGTGGGAATATGGGGAATGGGTGGTGTGGGGAAGACAACGGTCGCAAGAAAAATCTTTGACAATATTTCTAATCAGTTTCAAGGGTCTTGTTTTCTTGCAAATGTTAGAGAAGAATCGAAGAAGCATGGGATAAAACACTTGCAGAAGACACTTCTTTCAAGAATCTTAAATGAAAAATCTTTGAAGGTAGCAAGTTTTTATGAAGGAGCTGACATGTTAAAAGGAAAGTTTTGTCTCAGGAAGGTTTTAATTGTTTTTGATGATGTGGATGACAACCACCAGTTGGAGTATTTAGTTGGAAAGCATGATTGGTTTGGTGATGGCAGTAGAATCATTACAACAACCCGAAATGCAGATTTACTTCGTTGCCACGACGAGTTATATTCTGTCCCTGAATTGGCGAAATGGGGGGCTCTTGAACTTTTTAGTTGGCATGCCTTTCAGAAGAGGACTCCAGATAAAGAGTTTTTAAAACTCTCTAAGTCTGTAGTAGATTATGCTAAAGGTTTACCCTTAGCTCTTACGGTATTGGGTTATTTTCTCTACAAACGAGGCATAACTGAGTGGAGAAGCGCATTGGATAGACTCAAAGATACTGGATACGAAGAAATTGTTAAGCAGCTCAGCTTAAGTGTAGATGGATTGTCCTGTGAAGACAAGAATATATTTCTTGATATTGCATGCTTCtttagaggaaaaaggagagattTTGTGATAGCAATACTAAATAGTTTTGGCTTCAAATCAGAGATTGGAATAGATGTCCTTACAAAGAAATCACTTCTTTATATTTCAGAAGGAATAGTTGAGATGCATGATTTGATTGAACAAATGGGTCAGCAATTGGCACGTGATGTTGATCAGGACAAACCGTGGAACCATAGTAGAATATGGCATGAAAACGATATAGAAACTGTTTTTTCTGCAAATCAG TGGACAGAGTCAGTAAAAGGCATAATGGTACCAATTGGCTCAGACCGACATATATGCAAGTGGAGCAAAGCTTTTAGAAATATGCCTTGTCTTAGGTTACTCATGGTCAAAGGGGAGGAGGTCCGACATTATGAACAAGTTTCTGGCACTATTGAATATCTCCCCAGTAGCTTGAAATGGCTTGATTGGTCTTACTACAGTTTTGAATCTTTACCAACAAATTTTCAACCAAGAAACCTTGTTGGGCTCAATATGACTTTTAGTTCTCTTGTTGAAATTTGCAAGGAACCAAAG AGTAATTTACTCCGAACACCCAATTTTTCTGAGATTCCAAACCTGCAGAGGATAATACTGAAAAGTTGTTTAAGCTTGAAAGATGTTCATCCATCCATTGGCAATATCAAAAAGCTTGTTTCTCTGAACATGAAGAACTGTAAAAATCTCAAGTTTTTACCGAGCAGTATTCAAATGGAATCTCTTGAAAGCCTCAACCTCTCTGGTTGTGAGAAATTAGATACTCTTCCAGAAATTCGGGGGAATATGGAATTGCTATCAGAGATTCTTTTGGGACGTACTGCAATTCGGGAACTACCCTCATCAATAGGACGGCTCTTGGGTATTAGTTTGCTTGATTTGCATTCATGTGAAAATCTTGTAAGACTCCCAGCCAGTGTTAGCAAGATGAGAAAACTGAAAGTTTTAATTCTTAAAGGCTGCTTAAAACTGgccacttttccagaaagcctggGTGATCTAGAAGAATTGGAGGAGCTCTATGCTGGAAACACTGCCATTTGGCGACTACCAGATTCTATGGAAAACTTAAGCAAACTTAAAATCCTATCATTAAAAGGTAGACGGGAGATGAAGTGTCAATCTGCTACAGGTTTGATATTCCCTTGTGCATTTCAGGGTTTGAGGGAATTGAAAAGTTTGGATCTCAGTGGATGCAATTTATCTGGTGACAAGATTAATGCTCATAAGTTCTTGACTTCTCTATCGGAACTAAACCTTAGCAGAAACAAGTTTATTTCTCTACCTGATGGCATCAGTCAACTTTATCGACTTCGATATCTCAACATAACACACTGTCATGAACTTAAGAAACTTCCCGAACTTCCTCAAAATATAAAGGAATTGTATGCAGAAGATTTTCTGGCCAGACAAATTATGCTAGCTATGTCGATATACCGAAGGTTGTGTTTGGTCTCATTCACCAACTATAGTTTTGATCAACAACCGTACACAGAGAAGAGCGATGATAACTCAGTTTTGGATGAGATTCTGAGCTTGTTTCTTTTAGACAGCATGGATGATAGGATGACTTATTGTATTATCTTTCCTGAACGTGCTATCCCCACATGGTTTAAACATCAGAGTACTGAGGAAAAGATCTTGCTTAAACTGCCCGAGGATTGGTATGATGATGGGTTTGAGGGCTTTGCTATATGCTGTGTCACTTGCATGGGGGCAGGTGTCCACGATCCTGTTTCAGGGCTATCAGGGAAGTATGACTATACTTTCATCAAAGCCAAATTGATATGCAATAATCATCTGGAAAGTTTAAAGTGCTGGAGAAAGAGTGTAAAGTCAGTACGAGGTCTAGAACTTATAGCTGGTGTGTTTGCTTTGCCTACATACCATTGTGTTCTTTGCTGCAGACTTCTGGCACAGAAGCTATAA